ATTATCCCACAAAAAGGAGATCCATTTGATCCTTTTGAACATGAAGTTATTGATAAATATGAAACGAATGAAGTAACAGAGTATAGTATATATGATGTACAAACAACAGGTTACAAGATAGAAGGTGAGGTAATAAAACCTGCTAAAGTAATAGTTGCGGTGAAACCTAAAGAAAATATAGAAAAGGATCAAGATTCTTCTTGTGAGAAAAGTGAACCAAAGGATGATAAAACAACAAAGAGTACGGAGGGAATTGATTCTAAAGAAGGTGGTAATTAATTATGGCTGAAAGAAAAGATTATTATAGAATATTAGGTGTTGATAGGAATGCTACCCAAGAAGAAATTAAAAAAGCATATAGGCAAAAAGTCAAAGAATGGCATCCTGATAGGCATAGAGAGAATAAAGAACAAGCTGAACAGAAATTTAAAGAGATTCAAGAAGCTTACGAAGTCTTGAGTAACCCAGAAAAAAGGAAATTATACGATAACTTAGGATTCGTTCCTGATGAAAGTACGGCGTATGCTGGATCAGGGCAAAGAGGAAGTTCAACAGGGGATATCTTCGAAGATTTTTTCGGGAACGGCTTTGGTATGGGAGAACATATTTCAGATATTTTTGATACATTTTTTGGTACTGGTGGAGGAAGGTCCAGAAGTTCTAGAAAAAATTTTGCTAGAGAAAAAGGGGACGATATTCATGTTGCCGTTACTCTTAAGTTGGAAGAAATTTTGTATGATGTTAAAAAAGTAATTGAATATACTAGATATGAAGAATGTTCTCACTGTAATGGGACTGGAGCCGAAAATGGGAACAGTTTTGAAACTTGTCCTAGATGTAACGGGAACGGAGTAATAAGGGAGGAACAAAAAAGTTTTTTTGGAAGTTTTGTTAGAACCTATACCTGTCCAACATGTAATGGGGTAGGAAAAATAATCAGTAGGAGATGCTCTTACTGTGCAGGCTCTGGTAAGGTTACAAAAAGGGAGAGAATAGAAGTCACAATACCAGCAGGAGTTCCAGATAATTACACTATGAAAGTTAGAGGAAAAGGAAATGCTGGTAAATATGGAGGACCATATGGAGATTTGATTATACAAGTAAGAGTTTTGCCAGATGAAAGGTTTATTAGAAAAGGATCAGACCTTGAAACCGAGATATCAATCAGCTATTTAAAAGCGGTTTTAGGAGGTACAATTAAGATTCCAACTTTAGAAGGTTATATAGAAGAAAAAATTCCTGAAGGAACAAATCCCGGGACAGTTTTAAGATTCAGAAATATAGGTCTTCCGGAATTAGGTGGAGGCAAAAGAGGGGATTTGTATGTTAGAATAAATGTGATAATAAATAAACCTTCAAGAAAAGAGAAAAAAAATTCTGAAGCAATTACTAGAAGAAACACATGTTGATTAATTGCTTTTGGGGGTATGATTATTGAAATTTGGCACACAAAAAGGGAAATCAGTTATAAAAGATTACATTATTATAACATTAGGTACCTTAATTACTGCTTTGGGACTAGTTCTATTCATGATTCCTTACAACATTATTGCTGGTGGAGTTAGTGGATTAGCAATAATTTTGAATAATTTCTTTGGGTGGTGGGTTGGAGCACAAATGTTTATTTACAACATCATTCTTTTTTTGATTGGATTTTGGCTTTTAGGCCTAGGATTTGGAATAAAAAGTATATATTCAGCTGCATTATTATCATTTACAACGGACTTTTTTCAACATGCATTGGGATTAGACAATTTAATACCTAGCTTGATTCAAACAAGCGGTAATTCAGGAATGGAACTAACATTACTTGCTTCTATATATGGAGCTTTGATAGCTGGTTTTGGGATGGGGTTGGTTATATGGAAAGGTGCAACAACTGGTGGAACAGATATAATAGCTATGATTATAAATAAGTACACATTTCTGACTATAGGAACAGGATTAATGATCGCGGATAGTCTAATAACAGCATCATCAATTTTAATTAGTCCACTTTTACCAATGTATGGAATAATTGCCATCTTCATAACAGCAAAAACAATTGATGGAGTTATAGACGGTTTTGAATCAACGAGAACTGTATTGGTGATAAGTGAACATTATGATAAAATAAAAAAAGAAATTTACGACGTTTTAGATCGTGGAGTTACTTACTTAAAGGGTGTTGGAAGTTATACTAATCAAGAAAAAAATGTAATCATGGTTACAGTATCAAGAACTGAAATCGGAACACTAAAAAGGATTATTAGAGATTTGGATCAAAAGGCATTTATTATTATTTTGCCGAATAGTGAAGCAATTGGGTATGGTTTCAAAAAGATATCTTAAAATTAAAAATACTAAGGAGATGATGAATCGTGGATGATCCCAGTGGTTTGTGGGGATCTTTGATTCTTTTAATAATATTGTTGTTCCTTTCTGGTTTTTTTTCTGGATCTGAAACTGCTTTAACAAGTATTGGAAGATATAAGATAAGAGAGCTGTTGGATGAGGAAAAAGATGAGAAAAAGCGAAAAAAATACAAAGATTTTATAGAAAATCCCAATCATTATTTAACTACTATTCTCATAATGAATAATTTAGTAAATATCTTAGCAACATCCACTGCAACTGTATTTGCGGTTAGACTCATTCCTACTTCTCAAGGTGGTGCTATAGGAATAGTTACTGCTATTATGACAATATTGATACTTATTTTTGGGGAAATAACTCCAAAAGTTTATGCAAGAGAAAATGCTCAAAGATTTTTTGATTATACTTTTATAACAATTAATGTTTTAAATAAAGTTTTAACACCCATTGTTTGGATACTGGTTAATATTTCCAATGTTTTCATAAAATTATTTGGAGGAGAAACAATTCATAATGCACCACCACTAATCACTGAAGATCAAATCATATCTTACCTAGATATTGGTCATGAAGAAGGCGTAATAGAAAAAAGCGAAAAATATTTGATGCAAAGAAGTTTGGAAATGAGGGAAACAGCAGTAAAAGAAGTAATGACTCCGAGAGTTGATATTATTGCTATAGAAGATCAGGAAACCGTACAAGAATTGATAAAAATAATTAATGAAGAAGGTTATTCAAGAATCCCTGTTTATAAAGAGTCGCTTGATAATATTATAGGAGTAGTGTACGCAAAAGATATATTTAAAAAAATTGACGAGGTCGAAGAATTAGAAAAAGTTATAAAAATGAAGGTAATTGAAATAATGCATAAACCTTTTTTTGTCCCAATAACTATGAAAATAAAAGACGTCTTCAAGCTTTTTTTAAGTTACCATACTCATATGGCCATAGTTGTAGATGAATATGGAGGAACTGCAGGACTGGTTACTTTAGAAGATATAATAGAAGAGATGACCGGAGAAATATTTGATGAATACGATGACAAGAGTGATGAAATAAACATAACAAAGATAGGAGAAAACGTTATTTTGGTTGATGGAACAACACCTATCAATGATATAGAAAGAGAGCTAGATATAGATTTTCCAGAAACTGAGTTTGAAACAATCGGTGGTTTTTTATTAGAAATGTTTAGGAGGTTTCCAAAACCGGGAGAAGTATATTATTTAGAAAATTTCGAATTTGAAATAGTGTCCGTGACTATAAACAAAATAGACAAGGTTAAAATAACGTTACATCCCCGGCATTTTGTAAACAACGAAGAAAAGGAAGATGATAAAAATAATGGAAGAGAAAAAAACGATTGAGAAACTGCTAGAAGAGGCAAAAAAAGTCAGAGAAAAAGCGTATGCTCCCTATTCAAACTTCAAAGTAGGGGCATCTTTATTGACCGAAGATGGGAAAATCTTCACAGGATGTAATGTTGAAAATGCTTCTTATGGACTATCTTTATGTGCCGAAAGAAACGCTATTTTTTCTGCTGTTTCTAAAGGAGAGAGAAAATTTAAAGCTTTACTTGTTGTAGCACAAGGAGAAGGAACGGTTGCTCCATGTGGTGCATGTAGGCAAGTAATGAGAGAATTCGGTGAGTTCGATGTTTATTTAGCAAATACAGATGGAAAAATCGAAAAAACAAAGGTAAGTGAACTCTTACCAAAAGCCTTTGGACCAGAGAATTTAGAAGAAAAATATTAAAATTCTATCAAGGAGTAGACATTAATGGACCTTAATGAAAAAGAACTATCAAAAGAAACGATCTTTCAAGGGAAAATATTAAATTTGGAAAAATATCATGTAGAATTACCAAATAAAAACACATCAACAAGAGAAGTCGTTAATCATCCCGGAGCAGTAGCTGTACT
The Petrotoga sp. 9PW.55.5.1 DNA segment above includes these coding regions:
- the dnaJ gene encoding molecular chaperone DnaJ, whose product is MAERKDYYRILGVDRNATQEEIKKAYRQKVKEWHPDRHRENKEQAEQKFKEIQEAYEVLSNPEKRKLYDNLGFVPDESTAYAGSGQRGSSTGDIFEDFFGNGFGMGEHISDIFDTFFGTGGGRSRSSRKNFAREKGDDIHVAVTLKLEEILYDVKKVIEYTRYEECSHCNGTGAENGNSFETCPRCNGNGVIREEQKSFFGSFVRTYTCPTCNGVGKIISRRCSYCAGSGKVTKRERIEVTIPAGVPDNYTMKVRGKGNAGKYGGPYGDLIIQVRVLPDERFIRKGSDLETEISISYLKAVLGGTIKIPTLEGYIEEKIPEGTNPGTVLRFRNIGLPELGGGKRGDLYVRINVIINKPSRKEKKNSEAITRRNTC
- a CDS encoding YitT family protein; this encodes MKFGTQKGKSVIKDYIIITLGTLITALGLVLFMIPYNIIAGGVSGLAIILNNFFGWWVGAQMFIYNIILFLIGFWLLGLGFGIKSIYSAALLSFTTDFFQHALGLDNLIPSLIQTSGNSGMELTLLASIYGALIAGFGMGLVIWKGATTGGTDIIAMIINKYTFLTIGTGLMIADSLITASSILISPLLPMYGIIAIFITAKTIDGVIDGFESTRTVLVISEHYDKIKKEIYDVLDRGVTYLKGVGSYTNQEKNVIMVTVSRTEIGTLKRIIRDLDQKAFIIILPNSEAIGYGFKKIS
- a CDS encoding hemolysin family protein; the protein is MDDPSGLWGSLILLIILLFLSGFFSGSETALTSIGRYKIRELLDEEKDEKKRKKYKDFIENPNHYLTTILIMNNLVNILATSTATVFAVRLIPTSQGGAIGIVTAIMTILILIFGEITPKVYARENAQRFFDYTFITINVLNKVLTPIVWILVNISNVFIKLFGGETIHNAPPLITEDQIISYLDIGHEEGVIEKSEKYLMQRSLEMRETAVKEVMTPRVDIIAIEDQETVQELIKIINEEGYSRIPVYKESLDNIIGVVYAKDIFKKIDEVEELEKVIKMKVIEIMHKPFFVPITMKIKDVFKLFLSYHTHMAIVVDEYGGTAGLVTLEDIIEEMTGEIFDEYDDKSDEINITKIGENVILVDGTTPINDIERELDIDFPETEFETIGGFLLEMFRRFPKPGEVYYLENFEFEIVSVTINKIDKVKITLHPRHFVNNEEKEDDKNNGREKND
- a CDS encoding cytidine deaminase is translated as MEEKKTIEKLLEEAKKVREKAYAPYSNFKVGASLLTEDGKIFTGCNVENASYGLSLCAERNAIFSAVSKGERKFKALLVVAQGEGTVAPCGACRQVMREFGEFDVYLANTDGKIEKTKVSELLPKAFGPENLEEKY